The Deltaproteobacteria bacterium genome has a window encoding:
- a CDS encoding amidohydrolase yields MPDVAPAARIRARLPHPVIDADGHTIEFLPAVRDELRALAGRQAAEQLDRVLDFARVFRALTPDQRRIAGLPRLPWWGLPARNTLDRATAMLPRLLHERLDELGIDFAVLYPTYGLFALAIPEDEVRQAACRAFNRYLAGVFQGLGDRLTPVALIPMHTPAEAVAELDHAVGELGLKAAVLAGHVHRPLPFEGAPRGARWVDTFGPDSPYDYDPVWARCRELRVAPTFHSSSMSWHGRASLTSYVANHIGSFAAAGEATCRALFLAGVPRRFPELRFAFLEGGVGWACELYAGIVGHWEKRNRKHLEHYDPAHLDRALLADLFRRHGAPAVTARLDRLAEGLTCLSEPDEDPATLDEFAAAGITRAEDIRDVFAERFHFGCAADDRLTAIAFDARVHPLGARLKAIFSSDIGHWDVPDMREVLPEAYGLVETGVLGEEAFRDFVFANAASLWAGVNPGFFAGTVVESAVAALGR; encoded by the coding sequence ATGCCGGACGTGGCACCCGCCGCCCGCATTCGCGCCCGCCTGCCGCATCCCGTCATCGACGCGGACGGCCACACGATCGAGTTCCTGCCCGCCGTGCGCGACGAGCTGCGGGCGCTCGCGGGCCGCCAGGCCGCCGAGCAGCTCGACCGCGTGCTCGACTTCGCGCGGGTGTTCCGCGCACTCACCCCCGACCAGCGCCGCATCGCCGGGCTCCCCCGGCTCCCGTGGTGGGGCCTGCCGGCGCGCAACACGCTCGATCGCGCCACGGCGATGTTGCCGCGCCTCCTCCACGAGCGGCTCGACGAGCTCGGCATCGACTTCGCGGTCCTCTACCCGACCTACGGCCTCTTCGCGCTGGCCATTCCCGAGGACGAGGTGCGGCAGGCGGCGTGCCGCGCTTTCAACCGCTACCTCGCCGGCGTGTTCCAGGGCCTCGGCGACCGCCTGACGCCGGTGGCGCTGATCCCCATGCACACGCCGGCCGAGGCCGTGGCCGAGCTGGACCACGCCGTCGGCGAGCTGGGTCTCAAGGCCGCCGTCCTCGCGGGCCACGTTCATCGCCCGCTCCCGTTCGAGGGTGCGCCGCGCGGCGCCCGCTGGGTCGACACCTTCGGTCCCGACAGCCCCTACGATTACGACCCCGTCTGGGCGCGCTGCCGGGAGCTGCGGGTGGCGCCGACGTTCCATTCCTCGTCGATGAGCTGGCATGGCCGGGCCTCGCTCACGAGCTACGTCGCCAACCACATCGGCAGCTTCGCGGCGGCCGGCGAGGCGACCTGCCGCGCGCTCTTCCTCGCCGGCGTGCCGCGCCGCTTCCCCGAGCTGCGCTTCGCCTTCCTCGAAGGCGGTGTGGGGTGGGCCTGCGAGCTCTATGCCGGCATCGTCGGTCACTGGGAGAAGCGGAACCGCAAGCACCTCGAGCACTACGACCCCGCGCACCTCGACCGGGCGCTCCTCGCGGACCTCTTCCGCCGCCACGGCGCGCCCGCCGTGACGGCCCGTCTCGACCGATTGGCGGAGGGGCTTACCTGCCTCAGCGAGCCCGACGAGGACCCGGCGACGCTGGACGAGTTCGCGGCCGCGGGTATCACGCGCGCCGAGGACATCCGCGACGTCTTCGCCGAGCGCTTCCACTTCGGCTGCGCGGCCGACGACCGCCTGACCGCGATCGCGTTCGACGCGAGGGTGCACCCGCTCGGCGCGCGACTGAAAGCGATCTTCAGCTCGGACATCGGCCACTGGGACGTGCCCGACATGCGGGAGGTCCTGCCCGAGGCGTACGGGCTGGTCGAGACGGGCGTGCTCGGCGAGGAGGCGTTCCGCGACTTCGTCTTCGCCAACGCGGCCTCGCTCTGGGCCGGCGTCAACCCGGGCTTCTTCGCGGGGACGGTGGTCGAATCCGCGGTGGCGGCTCTCGGTCGCTGA